The following are encoded together in the Dyella terrae genome:
- a CDS encoding amidohydrolase — translation MAVYPTLIVHNAKIHTGVAHRPEVQALAVSGNRIAAVGTNGQIRALAGPATILIDAGRRRVIPGLIDACLPLVATGLGYNQQLRWDGIPTLDEALRVLAEQVRRTPAPQWVFVIGGFCEHQFAERRLSTLDELDRIAPSTPVYIQHLQDRALLNGTAIAACGYDANTPDPPGGHIEWDAAGAPTGLLIAAPSTEVFQQALAHAPGLPHEYQINSTRQFMRELNRLGITSVIDPGSPQLRYPSDYATVEELAQHHLLSVRVAYHLAAQTPGAEIADYLHWSTIHRPRDGDDAFRFNGAGSVLVHAAQDYAHFRQPPSPIPTQAAADLEDVISRLVARNWPWRMHASYDETIGMVLDVLERIDAKLPLQSVPWFIDGAETIDDHQIARMVRLGGGICVQPNMAYQGVYFIERHGDHAAARTPPLRHMLDAGLRVGIGSGGTERSSMDPWVTLSWLVTGCTLGGVALYPAEQRLDRATALALHTRANTWFSGEDGRKGQIDIGQLADFAVLTQDYFDVADEDIRHISATLTVMDGRVVFADGDFSALDLPPPAPLPVWSALHHGYGVWRPPACGHAEQRTAPSSRGALS, via the coding sequence ATGGCTGTCTATCCGACGCTTATCGTCCACAACGCGAAGATCCATACCGGCGTCGCGCATCGGCCCGAAGTGCAGGCGTTGGCCGTCAGCGGTAACCGCATTGCTGCGGTGGGTACCAATGGCCAGATACGTGCGCTCGCCGGTCCGGCGACCATCCTCATCGATGCGGGAAGACGCCGCGTCATCCCCGGTTTGATCGATGCCTGCCTACCCTTGGTCGCCACAGGCCTGGGCTACAACCAGCAACTGCGTTGGGATGGCATCCCGACACTGGACGAAGCGTTGCGCGTACTGGCTGAACAAGTGCGGCGCACGCCGGCTCCGCAATGGGTATTCGTGATCGGCGGTTTCTGCGAACACCAGTTCGCCGAACGCCGGCTATCGACACTGGACGAACTCGATCGCATCGCGCCATCCACGCCGGTCTATATCCAGCACCTGCAGGATCGCGCTTTGCTCAATGGTACCGCTATCGCTGCCTGCGGCTACGATGCAAACACCCCTGACCCACCCGGCGGGCATATCGAATGGGACGCTGCTGGCGCGCCCACCGGGTTGCTCATCGCAGCACCGTCCACGGAAGTATTCCAGCAGGCGCTCGCGCACGCGCCCGGGCTTCCTCACGAATACCAGATCAACAGCACGCGCCAGTTCATGCGTGAACTGAACCGCCTCGGCATCACCAGCGTGATCGATCCCGGCTCGCCACAGCTGCGCTACCCGAGCGACTACGCCACCGTGGAAGAACTGGCGCAGCACCATCTACTCAGCGTGCGCGTCGCCTATCATCTCGCCGCCCAAACACCCGGCGCGGAGATCGCCGACTACCTGCACTGGTCCACCATCCATCGGCCTCGCGACGGCGACGATGCATTCCGTTTCAACGGAGCCGGCAGCGTGCTCGTACACGCCGCCCAGGATTACGCCCATTTTCGCCAGCCGCCGTCGCCCATTCCCACCCAGGCGGCCGCTGATCTTGAGGACGTCATAAGCCGGCTGGTCGCACGCAATTGGCCCTGGCGCATGCACGCCAGCTATGACGAAACCATAGGCATGGTGCTGGACGTACTCGAACGCATCGATGCAAAGCTGCCGCTGCAGTCAGTCCCCTGGTTCATCGACGGCGCAGAAACGATCGACGACCACCAGATCGCACGGATGGTCCGTCTCGGCGGAGGCATCTGTGTGCAACCCAACATGGCTTATCAGGGGGTGTACTTCATCGAGCGACACGGCGACCACGCCGCCGCACGGACGCCGCCACTACGCCACATGCTGGACGCTGGCCTGCGTGTCGGTATCGGCTCCGGCGGAACAGAGCGGTCAAGCATGGATCCCTGGGTGACGCTGTCCTGGCTGGTCACGGGGTGCACGCTTGGTGGCGTCGCGCTGTATCCCGCCGAACAACGGCTGGATAGAGCTACGGCGCTTGCGCTGCACACTCGGGCCAATACCTGGTTCTCGGGTGAGGATGGCCGCAAGGGGCAGATCGACATCGGCCAACTGGCGGATTTCGCCGTGCTCACACAGGACTATTTCGACGTCGCTGATGAAGACATCCGGCACATCAGCGCAACGCTCACCGTGATGGACGGGCGCGTTGTCTTCGCCGACGGTGACTTCAGCGCGCTGGATCTGCCGCCACCGGCGCCACTGCCGGTCTGGTCAGCCCTGCATCACGGCTATGGCGTCTGGAGGCCACCAGCGTGTGGACACGCCGAACAACGTACGGCCCCCTCTTCCCGTGGCGCCCTGTCCTGA
- a CDS encoding HAD family hydrolase → MSNVIELVGFDGDDTLWHSEGYYQSAHGEFERIIGAYVDLADVHVHDRLLATERRNIKLFGYGAKGMTLSMLESAIDITEQRISATDLHRIIELGKQVLAHPVDLLPGIRAAVEAIAQHHRVVLITKGDLFHQEQKVASSGLADLFHRIEIVSEKDERAYRNVLEEFQLTPAHFAMVGNSLRSDIAPVVEMGGWGVYMPYHVTWAHETDTDFVDRASRVIQVEGPGGIAGAIEELQGRAAA, encoded by the coding sequence ATGAGCAACGTGATTGAATTGGTAGGTTTCGACGGCGACGACACGCTGTGGCACAGCGAGGGCTATTACCAGTCGGCGCACGGCGAATTCGAACGCATTATCGGCGCGTACGTGGATCTGGCCGATGTGCACGTGCATGACCGGCTGCTGGCCACCGAGCGCCGCAACATCAAGCTGTTCGGCTACGGCGCAAAGGGCATGACGCTATCCATGCTGGAATCGGCCATCGACATCACCGAGCAGCGCATCAGCGCGACCGACCTGCATCGCATCATCGAGCTGGGCAAGCAGGTGCTGGCGCATCCCGTGGACCTTCTGCCGGGGATTCGTGCAGCGGTGGAAGCCATTGCGCAACATCACCGCGTGGTGCTTATTACCAAGGGCGACTTGTTCCACCAGGAACAGAAGGTCGCGAGCAGTGGGCTGGCTGACCTGTTCCATCGCATCGAGATTGTTTCGGAGAAGGACGAGCGCGCTTACCGCAACGTGCTGGAAGAGTTCCAGCTCACGCCTGCGCATTTCGCCATGGTCGGCAATTCGTTGCGCTCGGATATCGCGCCGGTGGTTGAGATGGGCGGCTGGGGCGTTTATATGCCCTACCACGTGACCTGGGCGCACGAAACCGATACCGACTTTGTCGACCGTGCTTCGCGCGTCATACAAGTGGAAGGCCCTGGCGGCATCGCTGGCGCCATCGAGGAGTTACAAGGCCGTGCTGCAGCCTGA
- the msrB gene encoding peptide-methionine (R)-S-oxide reductase MsrB, with protein sequence MSHRSIFDLSPPTPQQFDALAATLTADERKVLLDHGTESPFCGVLLTEKRAGVYGCRLCGLPLFLAGAKFDSRTGWPSFTTPFDDTHLNYVRDASYGMVRTEIRCARCGSHQGHVFDDGPPPSYQRYCINSVSLEFAAATDPLPDKLGRGAPEGAVWQNFPA encoded by the coding sequence GTGAGCCATCGCTCCATCTTCGACCTGTCCCCGCCCACTCCGCAGCAATTCGACGCCCTTGCCGCGACGCTGACCGCCGATGAGCGTAAGGTGCTGTTGGACCACGGCACCGAGTCGCCGTTCTGTGGCGTACTGCTGACGGAGAAGCGCGCAGGCGTTTATGGCTGCCGCTTGTGCGGCCTGCCGCTGTTCCTGGCCGGTGCGAAGTTCGACAGCCGCACCGGCTGGCCCAGCTTCACTACTCCCTTCGACGACACACACCTCAATTACGTGCGCGATGCCAGCTACGGCATGGTGCGCACGGAGATCCGCTGCGCACGCTGCGGTAGCCACCAGGGTCACGTGTTCGACGACGGTCCGCCGCCGAGCTATCAGCGCTACTGCATCAATTCTGTGTCGCTCGAATTCGCAGCCGCCACTGATCCGCTGCCGGACAAACTCGGCCGTGGCGCGCCCGAGGGCGCGGTCTGGCAAAACTTCCCCGCCTGA
- a CDS encoding acetyl-CoA C-acyltransferase → MSLKSRYGRPVWLASGLRTPFAKVDGALASYDAIALSVPVVQRMLASLPDGQRPDFAAWGTVVPNLTWSNIAREVLMDAGAPATIPAFSTIMACSTSMIGMIEAAGMLDDDSLQLALVGGVDSLSRVQLGLPQRLSDWIRQFQKARSLGEKVSHALSLKLGDVSLYIPGIVNRTTGLSMGEHTEITAKDWHLRREDEDTLALASHQHTVAAWNNGFFDDLVIPVGEFRRDSIARADSSLEKLAKLPPAFDRTSGQGTLTAGNSSPLTDGAAGLWVASEKGLGRIPSHVPRVKLVDWEIAAVDFRVEGLLMAPAFAIPKLLARHGLRYDDVALWEIHEAFAAQVLFHMAALESREFLTRKAGVDRDFGPFPRDRVNPNGGSLAIGHPFGATGARILSQAVKELAAMPAGTLGIVSICADGGQGTVALLEAG, encoded by the coding sequence ATGTCGCTGAAATCACGTTACGGTCGTCCCGTCTGGCTGGCCTCTGGCCTGCGCACGCCCTTCGCCAAGGTGGATGGCGCACTCGCTTCCTACGACGCCATCGCGTTATCGGTGCCCGTGGTGCAACGCATGCTGGCCAGTCTGCCCGATGGTCAGCGCCCCGATTTCGCCGCCTGGGGCACGGTGGTGCCCAACCTCACCTGGAGCAACATCGCGCGCGAAGTGCTGATGGACGCCGGTGCTCCGGCCACCATTCCCGCCTTCTCCACCATCATGGCCTGCTCCACCAGCATGATCGGCATGATCGAAGCCGCCGGCATGCTGGACGATGACAGCCTGCAGCTCGCCCTGGTGGGCGGTGTGGATAGCCTCAGCCGCGTGCAGTTGGGCTTGCCGCAGCGCCTGTCCGATTGGATCCGCCAGTTTCAGAAGGCCCGCTCGCTCGGCGAGAAGGTTTCGCACGCACTGTCGCTGAAGCTGGGCGATGTCAGCCTGTATATCCCCGGCATCGTGAACCGCACGACGGGGTTGAGCATGGGCGAGCACACCGAGATCACCGCCAAGGACTGGCACCTGCGTCGCGAAGACGAGGACACCCTGGCGCTGGCCAGTCACCAGCACACGGTGGCAGCGTGGAACAACGGCTTCTTCGACGACCTGGTCATTCCCGTCGGCGAGTTCCGACGCGACAGCATTGCTCGAGCCGACTCCTCGCTTGAGAAGCTCGCCAAACTCCCGCCCGCCTTTGACCGCACCAGCGGCCAGGGCACGCTGACTGCGGGCAATTCGTCGCCACTGACTGACGGCGCAGCTGGTCTGTGGGTCGCCAGTGAAAAAGGACTTGGCCGCATTCCCTCGCACGTGCCGCGCGTGAAGCTGGTGGATTGGGAAATCGCCGCGGTCGACTTCCGTGTCGAGGGCCTATTGATGGCTCCCGCGTTCGCCATTCCCAAGCTGCTGGCGCGGCACGGATTGCGCTACGACGACGTGGCGCTGTGGGAAATCCACGAGGCGTTCGCCGCGCAGGTGCTGTTCCATATGGCAGCACTGGAAAGCCGTGAGTTTCTTACCCGCAAGGCGGGCGTCGACCGCGACTTTGGCCCCTTCCCACGCGATCGCGTGAACCCCAACGGCGGCAGCCTCGCCATCGGCCATCCATTCGGCGCCACCGGCGCGCGCATCCTGAGTCAGGCGGTGAAAGAGCTCGCGGCGATGCCTGCTGGCACGCTTGGCATTGTCAGCATCTGCGCCGATGGCGGCCAGGGCACGGTGGCGTTGCTCGAAGCGGGTTGA
- a CDS encoding amidohydrolase family protein, producing MTLKRTLFALAFAGLQVTASASAADSKPPSDKDFVAYDQPLVAFIHATVVDGTGAKAMRDQTLVIDKGRITALGRSSKVKVPQNAKVIDAQGKTLMPGFVMVHEHMFYPAGGVEYNEMSYSFPRLYLAGGTTTMRTAGSMMPYADINVRDAINAGKVVGPDMDVTGPYLNGPGLPIPAVHVLSGPDDAERTVNYWADEGVTSYKAYMQITRDELKRVIDTAHTRKAKVTAHLCSVTYREAVDMGIDNLEHGFFVSSDFVKDKQPDQCPKSPAVSASLAAVEANSTEVKSLMRDMIDHHVALTSTLTVFETFVPGRPKAPQGALDLMLPEVRAQYEASWNKVQSSKGRMTPETYLKLARMEKQYADAGGLLLAGTDPTGYGGVVPGYSSKRQIELLVEAGFAFEQAVKVATYNGAKYLGRDAEVGTIAVGKRADLVVIDGDPSKTTTDIEHMPYVFKNGVGYDTQKIFEATHDTVGLH from the coding sequence ATGACGCTGAAACGCACGCTATTCGCCCTTGCCTTCGCTGGCCTGCAGGTCACGGCATCCGCCTCGGCGGCTGATAGCAAGCCGCCGTCGGACAAAGATTTTGTTGCCTACGACCAGCCACTGGTCGCCTTCATCCACGCCACCGTCGTGGACGGTACCGGCGCAAAGGCCATGCGCGACCAGACGCTGGTGATCGACAAGGGCCGCATCACCGCGCTCGGCAGGAGCAGCAAAGTAAAGGTGCCGCAGAACGCCAAGGTCATCGACGCCCAGGGCAAGACGCTAATGCCCGGGTTCGTGATGGTGCACGAGCACATGTTCTATCCAGCCGGTGGCGTCGAGTACAACGAGATGAGCTACAGCTTTCCGCGCCTCTATCTTGCGGGCGGCACCACCACGATGCGCACGGCGGGCTCGATGATGCCGTATGCCGATATCAACGTGCGCGATGCCATCAACGCAGGCAAGGTGGTCGGCCCGGACATGGACGTGACCGGACCCTACCTCAACGGCCCTGGCCTGCCGATTCCCGCCGTGCACGTACTCAGCGGCCCCGACGATGCCGAACGCACCGTCAATTATTGGGCGGATGAAGGTGTCACCTCCTACAAGGCGTACATGCAGATCACGCGTGATGAATTGAAGCGTGTGATCGATACGGCGCATACCCGCAAGGCCAAAGTCACAGCGCACCTGTGTTCGGTGACCTATCGCGAGGCGGTGGACATGGGCATCGACAATCTGGAGCACGGATTCTTTGTGTCCAGCGATTTCGTGAAGGACAAGCAGCCGGATCAGTGCCCCAAGAGCCCGGCCGTGTCCGCCTCGCTTGCTGCAGTCGAGGCGAACTCCACAGAAGTGAAGTCACTGATGCGCGACATGATCGACCACCATGTGGCGCTCACCTCCACCCTGACCGTCTTCGAGACCTTCGTACCCGGGCGCCCCAAGGCACCTCAGGGCGCATTGGACCTGATGCTTCCCGAAGTACGCGCACAGTACGAGGCTTCCTGGAACAAGGTGCAGAGCAGCAAGGGGCGTATGACGCCAGAGACTTACCTCAAGCTCGCCCGCATGGAGAAGCAATACGCCGACGCCGGCGGCCTGCTGCTTGCCGGCACCGACCCGACCGGCTATGGCGGTGTGGTGCCAGGCTATTCATCCAAGCGTCAAATCGAGTTGCTGGTCGAAGCCGGCTTCGCGTTCGAGCAAGCGGTAAAGGTCGCCACGTACAACGGCGCGAAGTACCTCGGGCGCGATGCCGAGGTGGGCACGATCGCGGTGGGCAAGCGCGCCGATCTCGTGGTGATCGACGGCGATCCGTCGAAGACCACCACCGACATCGAACACATGCCGTATGTGTTCAAGAACGGTGTGGGCTACGACACGCAAAAGATTTTCGAGGCCACCCACGACACAGTCGGCCTGCATTGA
- a CDS encoding OprO/OprP family phosphate-selective porin, producing the protein MNRTVPANTVSVFRRALVAGALLCAWPVCCLADGYDFYSNWPTHVTASDGTDFGLAVLYQYDVNQFSHDNGKFDDAGTNRRRYFGLYLRKPGVYDAIAQYDFQAKQWADAFVRFRSSGVIGKDVGNFRFGYSKTPVGFEGVTSSSATTFIETALPTQAVWEGRRAGFDWALVRPHFIINIGDYFWRKDFDGNNPGSTWAGRAAWMPLNAPGKVLHLGVSASREKLDWADDGTVPPSARLRARPEDGLSPVRLVDSGNLPYSKSVNRQGFESLWIEGPWSLQGEYLKAQVDRYHGKPDYDASGFYVFTTWTLTGESRAYSDGNVADRRYNGRDLQAVRPTHAWGAVELAVRYSELDLNDGSITGGKEHDWTAGANWYLGEHLKLQTNYVWAFSDRGNLKVDPHIFEVRAQVYF; encoded by the coding sequence ATGAACCGAACCGTGCCTGCAAACACCGTCAGTGTCTTTCGCCGTGCGCTAGTCGCGGGCGCACTGCTGTGCGCATGGCCGGTGTGTTGTCTTGCGGACGGCTATGACTTCTACAGCAACTGGCCTACCCATGTGACGGCATCCGACGGTACGGATTTCGGGCTGGCCGTGCTTTATCAGTACGACGTCAATCAGTTCTCGCACGACAACGGAAAATTCGACGATGCAGGCACCAATCGTCGCCGTTACTTCGGCCTGTATCTGCGCAAGCCCGGTGTTTACGACGCGATCGCGCAGTACGACTTCCAGGCCAAGCAGTGGGCGGATGCCTTCGTGCGTTTCCGTAGCAGCGGCGTGATCGGTAAGGATGTGGGCAATTTCCGCTTTGGTTATTCCAAGACGCCGGTGGGTTTCGAGGGCGTAACCAGCAGCTCCGCCACCACCTTCATCGAAACCGCGCTGCCCACGCAGGCGGTCTGGGAGGGGCGCCGTGCAGGGTTCGATTGGGCGCTGGTGCGGCCGCATTTCATCATCAATATCGGCGACTACTTCTGGCGCAAGGATTTCGACGGCAACAACCCGGGCAGCACCTGGGCCGGACGTGCGGCATGGATGCCACTCAACGCTCCCGGTAAGGTGCTACATCTGGGCGTTTCCGCGTCGCGGGAGAAACTGGACTGGGCGGATGATGGAACGGTGCCACCGTCCGCACGGCTGCGCGCTCGTCCGGAGGATGGTCTGTCGCCGGTTCGTCTGGTCGACTCGGGCAACCTGCCTTACAGCAAGAGCGTGAACCGCCAAGGTTTCGAATCATTATGGATCGAGGGGCCTTGGTCGCTGCAGGGCGAGTACCTGAAGGCACAGGTCGACCGCTACCACGGCAAACCCGACTACGACGCCAGCGGCTTCTATGTGTTTACGACCTGGACGCTGACCGGCGAGTCGCGTGCCTACAGCGATGGCAACGTCGCTGATCGCCGTTACAACGGCCGCGACCTGCAGGCGGTGCGGCCCACCCATGCGTGGGGTGCCGTGGAGTTAGCGGTGCGCTACAGCGAACTGGATCTCAACGACGGCTCCATCACCGGCGGCAAGGAGCACGACTGGACGGCCGGCGCCAACTGGTACCTGGGCGAGCACCTGAAGTTGCAGACCAACTATGTGTGGGCTTTCAGTGACCGGGGAAACCTGAAGGTCGATCCGCACATTTTCGAAGTGCGCGCCCAGGTGTACTTCTGA
- a CDS encoding TraR/DksA family transcriptional regulator — translation MAAEPTLTPEFIAQQRKRLEALRRQVLGGELDVNARKRAFTEEHGDEAEEFEDEAQSLAQEEVRQAQHDVDDQRVADIQRALEKIDEGTYGVSDESGDPIPKARLEARPESVLTVQGEEARERQR, via the coding sequence ATGGCCGCAGAACCTACTCTTACCCCTGAATTCATCGCCCAACAGCGCAAGCGCCTGGAGGCTCTACGCCGGCAGGTGCTGGGCGGCGAACTCGACGTCAATGCGCGCAAGCGTGCCTTCACCGAAGAACACGGCGACGAGGCGGAGGAGTTCGAAGACGAGGCGCAGAGCCTGGCGCAGGAAGAAGTACGCCAGGCCCAACACGACGTGGACGACCAACGAGTAGCCGACATCCAGCGCGCCCTCGAGAAGATCGACGAAGGCACCTATGGGGTATCGGACGAAAGCGGCGACCCGATACCGAAGGCGCGACTGGAGGCTCGACCCGAGTCGGTGCTCACGGTGCAAGGGGAAGAAGCTCGCGAGCGTCAGCGCTGA
- a CDS encoding CHAD domain-containing protein, with protein MNARLQHRVTPSRASPAPARNRPGTVSEFDRIRQTLDGYLVKAAESRKRLLEEPYDPKLLHAWRVNLRRVTATLKDVATLSDDDLHDVLSYLRCCREATGQCRDMDILAMETLPIFLDKEHGELDETQAVRKTLSERQQQNHKGALVQLKKYGLTTPIRAWRHWVHVLEPPSDKRVREVAAAVIEKRFADLRKRADKLDGGQKRLHRLRSATKKLRYSIELYQHAFPKAATMQWLKRLADLQGHLGLAHDRMMARTLIGEVATGDNTKAKLKAFRRWTKRTAYEASEKALQSLAKLEQLKAYWRAAAH; from the coding sequence ATGAATGCCAGGCTCCAGCATCGCGTCACCCCATCGCGCGCATCGCCGGCTCCCGCCAGGAACCGCCCGGGCACAGTTTCGGAATTCGATCGCATCCGGCAAACCCTGGATGGCTATTTGGTCAAAGCAGCCGAATCGCGCAAGCGACTGCTGGAAGAACCCTACGATCCCAAGTTGCTACACGCATGGCGCGTCAATCTGCGCCGCGTGACCGCCACGCTGAAAGACGTGGCTACCCTGTCCGACGATGACCTGCACGACGTATTGAGCTATTTGCGCTGCTGCCGCGAAGCCACCGGGCAATGCCGCGACATGGACATCCTCGCCATGGAAACGCTGCCGATCTTCCTGGACAAGGAGCACGGCGAACTCGACGAGACTCAGGCCGTACGCAAGACGCTCAGCGAGCGGCAGCAGCAAAATCACAAGGGCGCACTCGTCCAGCTTAAAAAGTACGGTCTGACCACGCCGATACGGGCTTGGCGTCATTGGGTGCATGTGCTGGAACCACCCAGCGACAAACGCGTGCGCGAAGTTGCCGCCGCGGTTATCGAAAAGCGCTTTGCCGATCTGAGGAAGCGTGCCGACAAGCTGGATGGCGGCCAGAAGCGCCTGCATCGGCTGCGCAGCGCTACCAAGAAACTCCGCTATAGCATCGAGTTGTACCAGCACGCCTTCCCCAAGGCTGCCACCATGCAGTGGTTGAAGCGCCTTGCCGACCTGCAGGGGCACCTGGGTCTGGCGCATGACCGCATGATGGCGCGCACGTTGATCGGCGAGGTGGCGACCGGTGACAACACCAAAGCCAAGCTCAAGGCCTTCCGGCGCTGGACCAAACGCACGGCCTATGAGGCTTCGGAAAAAGCGTTGCAGTCACTCGCCAAACTGGAGCAACTGAAAGCCTACTGGCGCGCTGCGGCCCACTAA
- a CDS encoding NAD-dependent protein deacetylase, producing the protein MRDIAQDQARLREFIEAHPRLFVLTGAGCSTDSGIPDYRDANGGWKRPQPVTYQAFMAEQTTRQRYWARSLVGWRRFGRALPNATHHALARLEQQGRVTALLTQNVDGLHQAAGHRQVIDLHGRLNEVRCMNCAVHLPRDTFQQALVELNPDWAMLDAGDAPDGDADLDGRDFSSFAVPPCPHCGGILKPDVVFFGENVPRDRVDAAITSLNDADAMLVVGSSLMVFSGYRFAAAAARDGKPIAAVNMGKTRADPLLSLKIEQSCAEVLAFLS; encoded by the coding sequence ATGCGCGATATCGCACAGGATCAGGCGCGGCTGCGCGAATTTATCGAAGCGCATCCACGCCTGTTTGTACTGACGGGCGCGGGCTGCAGTACAGATTCGGGCATTCCGGACTACCGCGATGCCAACGGCGGTTGGAAACGACCGCAACCGGTGACCTATCAGGCCTTCATGGCTGAGCAGACCACGCGCCAACGTTACTGGGCACGCAGCTTGGTGGGTTGGCGCCGCTTTGGGCGCGCCCTACCCAATGCCACGCACCATGCATTGGCGCGACTGGAACAGCAGGGTCGTGTTACCGCACTGCTCACCCAGAACGTCGACGGACTTCATCAAGCAGCCGGACACCGCCAGGTGATCGACCTGCACGGACGCCTGAATGAAGTGCGTTGCATGAACTGTGCTGTGCACTTGCCACGAGACACCTTTCAGCAGGCGCTGGTCGAGCTCAATCCCGACTGGGCGATGCTCGACGCGGGTGATGCACCGGACGGCGACGCCGACCTGGACGGCCGTGATTTCTCGTCCTTCGCAGTGCCGCCCTGCCCGCACTGCGGCGGCATCCTCAAGCCCGACGTGGTGTTCTTTGGCGAAAACGTGCCCCGCGACCGCGTTGACGCCGCCATCACATCGCTGAACGACGCGGACGCCATGCTGGTGGTCGGTTCGTCGCTGATGGTCTTTTCCGGCTACCGGTTCGCAGCCGCCGCCGCGCGCGACGGCAAGCCGATTGCCGCGGTGAACATGGGCAAGACCCGGGCGGATCCGCTGCTCAGCCTGAAAATCGAACAATCCTGCGCTGAGGTGCTGGCCTTTCTGTCATGA